Proteins from one Sylvia atricapilla isolate bSylAtr1 chromosome 1, bSylAtr1.pri, whole genome shotgun sequence genomic window:
- the STEAP1 gene encoding STEAP1 protein, protein MSVLSWYKIQYRTHGAGNLAFCSGTPSTVPDSCLPEQKGWALSMDIIITGVSTMEKRECGNDGIDQNAGQNIMPRRNTGNLNYLNVDMQVTNPSEAAALFDLHQAHHFGEFEHSSEQHCKQDLFPKWHLPVKITSVISLLTFIYTSMRDVIYPFITRKENVFYKIPILVINKVLPVTSITLLALVYLPGILAAGFQLYFGTKYKRFPQWLNRWMLSRKQFGLLSFFFATLHACYSLCYPMRRSYRYKLLNWAFQQVKQKKENAWIEHDVWRMEIYVSIGILGLALLALLAITSIPSVSHSLTWREFHCIQSKMGYLSLLLCTVHALVFAWNKWVDANQFIWYTPPSFMVAVFLPSVVLLCKCVLLLPCFRKRIRKIRSGWEAKTQANQTSITSRL, encoded by the exons ATGAGCGTGCTGTCTTGGTACAAAATTCAGTACCGTACTCACGGCGCTGGAAACTTGGCTTTCTGCAGCGGGACGCCCTCCACCGTCCCTGACAGCTGCCTCCCAGAGCAGAAGGGATGGGCACTGAGTATGGACATTATTataact ggAGTTTCCACAATGGAGAAGAGGGAATGTGGTAATGATGGCATTGATCAGAATGCAGGTCAGAACATCATGCCAAGAAGAAATACAGGAAACCTTAACTACTTG AATGTGGATATGCAGGTTACAAATCCATCAGAAGCAGCTGCACTTTTTGATTTACATCAAGCACACCATTTTGGAGAGTTTGAACACTCTTCAGAACAGCACTGCAAGCAGGATCTGTTCCCTAAGTGGCACTTGCCAGTGAAGATAACATCTGTGATCTCATTATTAACATTTATTTACACTTCCATGAGAGATGTCATATATCCTTTTAtaaccagaaaagaaaatgttttctataaAATTCCAATCCTTGTCATAAACAAAGTTTTACCAGTGACTTCAATTACCCTTTTAGCACTAGTGTATTTACCAGGAATATTAGCTGCTGGTTTCCAGCTGTACTTTGGCACCAAGTATAAAAGGTTTCCCCAGTGGCTGAATAGATGGATGCTATCAAGGAAACAATTTGGACTTCTCAGTTTCTTCTTCGCTACTTTGCACGCCTGCTATAGCCTGTGCTACCCAATGAGGAGATCATACAGATACAAGCTGCTGAACTGGGCATTCCAGCAG gtaaaacaaaaaaaagaaaatgcctgGATTGAACATGATGTTTGGAGAATGGAGATTTATGTGTCTATAGGAATTCTGGGACTTGCTTTGCTGGCCCTTCTGGCAATAACATCAATTCCATCTGTCAGTCACTCATTGACCTGGAGAGAGTTCCACTGTATTCAG agcAAGATGGGATATTTATCCCTGCTGCTATGCACTGTTCATGCACTGGTCTTTGCCTGGAATAAGTGGGTTGATGCTAACCAATTCATCTGGTATACGCCACCTTCATTTATGGTTGCAGTTTTTCTTCCTAGTGTAGTTCTGCTTTGTAAATGCGTACTGCTCCTCCCATGTTTTAGGAAGAGgataagaaaaatcagaagtggTTGGGAAGCTAAGACACAAGCCAATCAAACCAGCATAACTTCCAGACTGTGA